A stretch of Paenibacillus mucilaginosus 3016 DNA encodes these proteins:
- a CDS encoding Nif3-like dinuclear metal center hexameric protein, translating into MAHLTVREVIRSLEEPVGVLEKTVDTLKCGSPDRVVTGIVTAFMPTQHVLEQAAALGANLVVAHEGAYYSHHDPADFLEQDPVYLEKRQWIEASGLAIYRFHDYWHRYRPDGIMTGLLQSLGWEEYVVEDLPAATILEVPALTLGEAAEVVKSRLGLAFVRVSGDLSTPCTRIGLLAGYRGGGGSAIPLFGKGQVDLIIAGEGPEWETPEYVRDAVHQGRPKGLIMLGHAESEEPGMRYLAELLQRRFPEVPVHFLADKPVFRAV; encoded by the coding sequence ATGGCGCACCTGACGGTAAGAGAGGTCATCCGGTCGCTGGAGGAGCCCGTAGGCGTGCTCGAGAAGACGGTCGACACCCTCAAATGCGGAAGTCCGGATAGGGTGGTGACCGGTATTGTCACGGCATTCATGCCGACGCAGCACGTCCTGGAGCAGGCGGCGGCCCTGGGGGCCAATCTGGTGGTCGCCCACGAGGGGGCGTATTACAGCCACCATGACCCGGCCGATTTCCTCGAACAGGATCCCGTGTATCTGGAGAAGCGGCAGTGGATCGAAGCCTCGGGACTGGCGATCTACCGCTTCCATGATTACTGGCACCGGTACCGGCCGGACGGGATTATGACCGGCCTGCTGCAGAGCCTCGGCTGGGAGGAGTACGTCGTGGAGGATCTTCCTGCCGCTACCATCCTCGAGGTTCCCGCCCTAACTCTGGGGGAGGCGGCCGAGGTAGTCAAAAGCCGCCTCGGCCTCGCCTTTGTCCGGGTGAGCGGCGATCTGTCCACGCCGTGTACGCGGATCGGCCTGCTGGCCGGCTACCGGGGCGGAGGGGGCAGCGCGATCCCGCTGTTCGGGAAAGGGCAGGTCGACCTGATCATTGCCGGCGAAGGGCCGGAGTGGGAGACGCCCGAGTACGTCCGGGATGCCGTTCACCAGGGCAGGCCGAAGGGGCTGATCATGCTCGGCCATGCGGAGAGCGAAGAGCCCGGCATGCGGTACCTGGCGGAGCTTCTACAGCGCCGGTTCCCGGAAGTGCCCGTGCACTTTCTCGCGGATAAGCCGGTGTTCCGGGCGGTATAG
- a CDS encoding helix-turn-helix domain-containing protein, giving the protein MAGSYPPPSLGHIIDEVLLPDVNTTINLFGIHLRQVSGSWDYPMHEHSQFEINYLLEGEQLMKVEGVPLHQQAGDLMVIRPGQTHASRSANGQPFTYFCIHFSIDDPLFLSMLGRLQQTLFHRDSPLTRQVDPLLARLIGITRLAGTATMAQRMRLHSAIFDLFGALWEAVSQEADTLAASYEKAELAHQIRSRLQGLASQHFKQGIPLERHYGIDDIAAELGISTSHCSRVFRQVYGTAPRAYLSELVLQEAKVLLSNSLLSVEQISSVLGYKDIAHFSRQFKRWTGSSPSEYRRQHAQAEEEARKGDISSCVKRVALQA; this is encoded by the coding sequence ATGGCCGGCTCGTATCCTCCGCCCTCTCTAGGGCACATCATCGACGAAGTCCTTCTGCCCGATGTCAATACCACGATCAACCTGTTCGGGATTCACCTGCGCCAGGTGAGCGGAAGCTGGGATTACCCGATGCATGAGCATTCCCAGTTCGAAATTAATTACCTGCTCGAAGGAGAGCAGCTGATGAAAGTTGAGGGCGTCCCGCTGCACCAGCAGGCCGGCGACCTCATGGTGATCCGCCCCGGTCAGACGCATGCCAGCCGGAGCGCAAACGGGCAGCCGTTCACGTATTTCTGCATCCACTTCAGCATCGACGATCCGCTGTTCCTGTCCATGCTGGGGCGTTTGCAGCAGACGCTGTTCCACCGGGACAGCCCGCTGACCCGGCAGGTCGATCCCCTGCTTGCTAGGCTGATCGGGATCACCCGCCTCGCCGGCACGGCGACGATGGCCCAGCGGATGCGGCTGCACTCGGCGATCTTCGATCTGTTCGGCGCCTTGTGGGAGGCGGTATCCCAGGAAGCGGACACGCTCGCCGCTTCCTACGAGAAGGCCGAGCTCGCCCACCAGATCCGCAGCCGCCTGCAGGGGCTTGCCAGCCAGCACTTCAAGCAGGGCATCCCGCTTGAACGCCACTACGGCATCGACGACATCGCCGCCGAGCTCGGGATCAGCACGTCCCACTGCTCCCGCGTCTTCCGGCAGGTGTACGGCACCGCCCCCCGGGCGTACCTGTCCGAGCTTGTACTTCAGGAAGCCAAGGTGCTTCTGTCGAACTCCCTGCTCTCCGTCGAACAGATCTCTTCCGTGCTGGGGTACAAGGACATCGCCCACTTCAGCCGCCAGTTCAAGCGGTGGACGGGGAGCTCCCCGAGCGAATACCGGAGGCAGCACGCCCAAGCGGAAGAAGAGGCACGTAAAGGCGACATAAGCAGCTGTGTAAAAAGAGTGGCTCTCCAAGCTTGA